One segment of Primulina tabacum isolate GXHZ01 chromosome 14, ASM2559414v2, whole genome shotgun sequence DNA contains the following:
- the LOC142524497 gene encoding pentatricopeptide repeat-containing protein At1g02150-like: MLLQPTTSKPTLYFHHRAHDHVSMSSKTSYSISFSSRLLQKSGGRDKNLVFFSCSSVSRVRSYGRVGFERSALKWNDVFKKISTMEGQNMGSASVLNQAVNEGRNLSKWDLHRVVKELRKFGKYKPALEVLEWMNDRADKYRIGSSDAAIQLDLIAKVYGALSAEQHFLNLPDVLKDKKVYGSLLNVYAQARMREKAESLMNKMRNRGYASHTLPCNVMMTLYLNLEDHEKVESLVLEMKDNRIELDTYSYNIWLSSRGSQGSAEKMEQVFEKMQLDTTMSPDWTTFSTMATVYIKLEQFEKAKNCLRMIETRLTGRERVPYHFLISLYASAGSSEDVYRVWNIYKATFVKILNLGYQTMISALIRLEEIDGAEEIYDEWLSVMSIYDPKVGNLLLGSYVRSRLSEKAETFFDQMIDMGGKPNAMTLEILAEDHINNGRIPEALSCLKNAASALGSKSWKPKPSNISSILNISEQEADTATKDALLKIMTQAGCLDDESYMSCIPVSVGGTFNDRNSARGT, from the exons ATGCTGCTTCAACCCACCACTTCGAAACCCACTTTGTATTTTCACCACCGAGCTCATGATCATGTTTCCATGTCCTCAAAAACCTCTTATTCGATCTCATTTTCATCTCGGCTTCTTCAAAAATCCGGTGGAAGGGATAAAAATCTTGTCTTTTTCTCATGTTCTTCCGTATCGCGGGTTCGAAGTTATGGAAGAGTTGGATTTGAGAGGTCTGCGTTGAAATGGAATGATgtattcaagaaaatatcaaCGATGGAGGGTCAGAATATGGGCTCGGCTTCGGTGTTAAATCAAGCAGTAAACGAGGGAAGGAATCTCTCAAAATGGGATCTTCATAGAGTTGTAAAGGAGCTAAGGAAGTTCGGGAAATATAAACCTGCCCTCGAG GTGCTTGAGTGGATGAATGACAGAGCAGATAAGTACAGAATAGGCAGCAGTGACGCTGCAATTCAGCTGGATTTAATTGCTAAAGTGTATGGTGCTTTAAGTGCTGAACAACATTTCCTGAACTTGCCAGATGTCTTGAAAGATAAAAAAGTATACGGTTCTCTTTTGAACGTGTATGCACAGGCTCGGATGAGGGAAAAAGCCGAATCTCTAATGAACAAAATGAGAAATAGAGGTTATGCTAGTCATACACTTCCATGCAATGTCATGATGACCCTGTATTTGAACCTTGAAGATCATGAGAAGGTCGAGTCACTGGTTCTCGAAATGAAGGATAATCGTATAGAATTAGATACTTATTCCTACAACATTTGGTTGTCATCTCGTGGGTCTCAAGGATCTGCCGAGAAAATggaacaagtttttgaaaagatGCAGTTGGATACCACCATGAGTCCAGATTGGACCACATTCAGCACAATGGCAACAGTGTATATTAAGTTGGAACAGTTTGAGAAAGCTAAaaattgtttgaggatgatTGAAACTAGACTTACAGGGCGGGAACGTGTGCCATATCATTTTCTCATTAGTTTGTATGCCAGTGCCGGTAGCAGCGAGGATGTTTATCGCGTGTGGAACATTTACAAGGCTACCTTTGTCAAGATTCTGAATTTGGGGTACCAGACCATGATCTCTGCCCTAATCAGATTGGAGGAAATTGATGGTGCTGAGGAAATATACGATGAATGGCTTTCAGTGATGTCAATCTATGACCCTAAAGTCGGAAATCTTCTGTTGGGTTCATATGTAAGAAGTAGGCTTTCTGAAAAGGCCGAAACTTTTTTTGACCAAATGATTGACATGGGGGGTAAACCAAATGCAATGACTTTGGAGATTCTTGCAGAAGACCACATCAACAATGGGAGGATTCCCGAGGCATTATCTTGCTTAAAGAATGCCGCTTCGGCTTTAGGGTCGAAGAGCTGGAAGCCAAAACCCTCAAACATATCCTCAATTCTCAACATCTCCGAGCAAGAGGCTGATACAGCAACTAAAGATGCCTTATTAAAGATAATGACGCAAGCAGGTTGTCTTGATGATGAAagttacatgtcatgcattccgGTATCTGTTGGAGGGACGTTTAACGACAGAAACTCTGCCCGAGGTACTTAA
- the LOC142524967 gene encoding transcriptional regulator TAC1-like, with translation MELCEDQTAPFGGFIWPPRSYSCSFCRREFRSAQALGGHMNVHRRDRARLKQSLSPQLSEKSSETLLQTPSERHRIGHLSCERTPRKVTDPTFRDHDHMIDAQIDSSAGIDHLFVETTTDCKRQKKTCVKPPLPFPHGTKGCSSSRYGKINPIEDIDLELRLGDPQTVK, from the coding sequence ATGGAACTTTGTGAAGATCAAACTGCTCCTTTCGGGGGTTTCATTTGGCCTCCGAGATCATACAGTTGCAGCTTTTGCCGACGAGAGTTCCGGTCTGCGCAAGCCCTCGGAGGTCACATGAATGTTCACCGACGTGATAGAGCTCGACTCAAACAATCCCTAAGCCCCCAACTAAGCGAAAAGAGTAGTGAAACCCTTCTCCAAACTCCATCCGAACGCCATCGGATCGGTCATTTGTCATGTGAAAGGACTCCAAGGAAAGTGACTGATCCCACATTCCGTGATCATGACCATATGATTGATGCTCAGATTGATTCCTCCGCCGGGATCGATCATTTGTTCGTTGAAACGACGACTGATTGCAAGAGACAAAAGAAGACTTGTGTCAAGCCGCCTTTGCCATTCCCACATGGTACCAAAGGGTGTTCAAGTAGTAGGTATGGTAAGATTAACCCCATTGAAGATATAGATCTTGAGCTCAGGTTAGGAGATCCTCAAACAGTGAAATAG